A DNA window from Streptomyces asoensis contains the following coding sequences:
- a CDS encoding RNA polymerase sigma factor — protein MSAPNNVTSAPDGPEPELITRARAGDREAFATLYYEHYRLVYSFLLVRTRNRHLAEDLTQEVFTRALRRIEGYVWQGTAFAAWLITIAKNLHLDELGRGRTRLETPVAEFLDPQSCGRGPESLTLRELEAVEAHETVRTVLHTLSAEQRHCVQLRYLDELTPQETARAMGRSVGAVKALTHRALQKLRWTAGAVAV, from the coding sequence GTGTCCGCACCGAACAACGTCACGTCCGCTCCGGACGGCCCGGAACCCGAGCTGATCACCCGGGCCCGCGCGGGCGACAGGGAGGCGTTCGCCACCCTCTATTACGAGCACTACCGCCTCGTGTACAGCTTCCTGCTCGTCCGTACCCGCAACAGACACCTGGCCGAGGACCTGACCCAGGAGGTGTTCACCCGCGCGCTGCGCCGCATCGAGGGCTACGTCTGGCAGGGCACGGCGTTCGCCGCCTGGCTGATCACCATCGCGAAGAACCTCCACCTGGACGAACTCGGCCGCGGACGCACCCGGCTGGAGACCCCCGTGGCCGAGTTCCTCGACCCGCAGTCCTGCGGCCGAGGCCCGGAGTCGCTCACCCTGCGCGAGCTGGAGGCCGTCGAGGCGCACGAAACGGTCCGCACCGTCCTGCACACGCTCAGCGCCGAACAGCGCCACTGCGTCCAGCTGCGCTACCTCGACGAACTCACCCCGCAGGAGACGGCCCGGGCCATGGGCCGCAGCGTCGGCGCGGTCAAGGCGCTGACCCACCGGGCCCTCCAGAAGCTGCGCTGGACGGCCGGGGCGGTGGCGGTGTGA
- a CDS encoding helix-turn-helix domain-containing protein produces MTKQQSPPGDPAPADDEARQGVDLAVLLERLLAQAPGKTQKDLASAAGISYPTLNAWMNRTRGTSRIDPEKLRAMVDVFRQWGVTTTPREFFEAVGRPAPGPSGDEREARLLKLYRQLPEARQRALLKDAEAMLQVSRIT; encoded by the coding sequence GTGACGAAGCAGCAGAGCCCCCCAGGAGACCCAGCACCCGCCGACGACGAGGCACGCCAGGGCGTGGACCTGGCGGTTCTGCTGGAACGCCTGCTGGCGCAGGCCCCCGGAAAGACCCAGAAGGACCTCGCCTCGGCGGCCGGCATCTCGTATCCGACGCTGAACGCCTGGATGAACCGCACGCGCGGCACGTCGCGCATCGACCCGGAGAAGCTGCGGGCCATGGTGGACGTATTTCGGCAGTGGGGCGTGACCACGACCCCGCGGGAGTTCTTCGAGGCGGTCGGCCGCCCCGCTCCCGGGCCGAGCGGCGACGAGCGGGAGGCGCGGCTCCTGAAGCTGTACCGGCAATTGCCGGAGGCACGTCAGCGGGCTCTGCTGAAGGACGCCGAGGCGATGTTGCAGGTCAGCCGCATCACCTGA
- a CDS encoding ferredoxin — MDRPEQHLEIDWTACRGHGLCADFLPEHITLDVWGYPLVGGAPVPAGTVRRARRAAADCPALALTLTQGGADRRGVE, encoded by the coding sequence ATGGACCGGCCCGAGCAGCACCTCGAGATCGACTGGACCGCCTGCCGGGGCCACGGCCTCTGCGCGGACTTCCTCCCCGAGCACATCACCCTCGACGTGTGGGGATATCCCCTGGTCGGCGGCGCCCCGGTCCCCGCGGGCACCGTGCGACGGGCCCGGCGGGCAGCCGCCGACTGCCCGGCCCTCGCCCTGACGCTCACTCAGGGAGGGGCGGACCGACGGGGGGTGGAGTGA
- a CDS encoding NADH-ubiquinone oxidoreductase-F iron-sulfur binding region domain-containing protein, with amino-acid sequence MTETLPDLFMPPRLFAPGAAPAGLAAHHRRHGALPADDPESLLRAVTGSGLTGRGGAGFPTWRKLVAVTEAGRRTGRAPVVVANGAEGEPASRKDRTLLRLSPHLVLDGLQLAARTVGAGEAYLAVADGATWLETAVAERTGDQLPVKVVRVPGSFLAGQSSALARLLSGGAALPTHQRPPVRERGTHGAPTLVQNVETLAHLALVARYGADWYRTAGTAAQPGSVLCTVHAGGGEPRVVEAPYGLSLARLLPLEGVRAVLVGGYHGTWVPAREAAQLTLEASYLGAGVVAALPMDRCGPAETARVLRYLALRSAGQCGPCLNGLPRIAAAFRVLAAPGPQGTVRADLARWSGLVEGRGACHHPDGTVRLVRSALTTFADEIDAHARGRCTGTAPTPLLPVPEERN; translated from the coding sequence GTGACCGAGACCCTCCCGGACCTCTTCATGCCCCCGCGGCTGTTCGCGCCCGGCGCCGCCCCGGCCGGGCTCGCCGCCCACCACCGGCGCCACGGCGCCCTGCCCGCCGACGACCCGGAGAGCCTGCTGCGGGCGGTCACCGGGTCCGGCCTCACCGGGCGCGGCGGCGCCGGGTTCCCGACCTGGCGCAAGCTCGTCGCCGTCACCGAGGCCGGCCGGCGCACCGGCCGCGCGCCCGTCGTCGTGGCCAACGGCGCCGAGGGCGAACCGGCGAGCCGCAAGGACCGGACCCTGCTGCGCCTGTCGCCGCACCTGGTCCTGGACGGGCTCCAGCTGGCGGCTCGCACGGTCGGCGCGGGGGAGGCGTACCTCGCCGTGGCGGACGGGGCCACCTGGCTGGAAACCGCTGTCGCCGAGCGGACCGGGGACCAGCTGCCGGTGAAGGTCGTGCGGGTGCCCGGGTCGTTCCTCGCGGGCCAGTCCTCGGCCCTGGCCCGCCTCCTGTCCGGCGGCGCCGCCCTGCCCACCCACCAGCGGCCGCCGGTCCGTGAGCGGGGGACCCACGGGGCCCCGACCCTCGTGCAGAACGTCGAGACCCTGGCCCACCTGGCACTGGTCGCCCGCTACGGCGCCGACTGGTACCGCACGGCCGGCACGGCGGCCCAGCCCGGCAGCGTGCTGTGCACGGTCCACGCGGGAGGCGGTGAACCACGGGTCGTGGAGGCGCCCTACGGACTGTCCCTCGCCCGGCTGCTGCCCCTGGAGGGCGTCCGGGCGGTGCTGGTGGGCGGCTACCACGGCACCTGGGTCCCGGCTCGTGAGGCCGCCCAACTCACCCTGGAAGCAAGCTACTTGGGCGCGGGTGTCGTCGCCGCGCTGCCCATGGACCGCTGTGGGCCCGCCGAGACCGCCCGCGTCCTGCGCTACCTCGCCCTGAGATCGGCCGGCCAGTGCGGCCCCTGTCTCAACGGGCTGCCGCGCATCGCCGCGGCCTTCCGCGTCCTCGCCGCTCCCGGCCCCCAGGGAACGGTCCGCGCCGACCTGGCCCGCTGGTCGGGTCTCGTCGAGGGGCGGGGCGCCTGCCACCACCCCGACGGCACCGTCCGGCTGGTCCGCAGTGCCCTGACGACCTTCGCGGACGAGATCGACGCACACGCCCGGGGCCGGTGCACCGGCACCGCCCCGACCCCCCTGCTGCCCGTCCCCGAGGAGCGGAACTGA
- a CDS encoding ferric reductase-like transmembrane domain-containing protein has translation MTSETLWYAGRATGAVCLVLFTVVVLLGVAVRLKARLPGLPRFGTLGLHRALSLSATGFLALHVATAVVDGYVAIAAVDVLVPFAGAYRPLWLGLGTVALDLLLAVLVTSLLRRRLGRRAWRAVHLLAYACWPVALVHGIGIGTDTGADWMTWLTAGCVAAALAAFAARLAHALRAGRRTPAALLRTAEGARP, from the coding sequence GTGACCTCCGAGACCCTCTGGTACGCCGGCCGGGCCACCGGCGCCGTCTGCCTCGTCCTGTTCACGGTCGTCGTGCTGCTCGGTGTCGCGGTGCGGCTGAAGGCCCGGCTGCCCGGCCTGCCACGGTTCGGCACGCTGGGCCTGCACCGCGCGCTGTCCCTCTCCGCGACAGGCTTCCTGGCCCTGCACGTCGCCACCGCGGTCGTGGACGGCTACGTCGCCATCGCGGCCGTGGACGTGCTCGTCCCCTTCGCCGGCGCCTACCGGCCCCTGTGGCTCGGCCTCGGCACGGTCGCCCTGGACCTCCTGCTCGCCGTCCTGGTCACCAGCCTCCTCAGACGACGTCTCGGCCGCCGCGCCTGGCGGGCCGTCCACCTGCTCGCCTACGCCTGCTGGCCGGTCGCGCTCGTGCACGGGATCGGCATCGGCACGGACACCGGTGCCGACTGGATGACCTGGCTGACCGCCGGGTGCGTGGCCGCGGCGCTCGCCGCCTTCGCCGCCCGCCTCGCCCACGCCCTCCGAGCCGGCCGCCGCACCCCGGCCGCCCTGCTGCGCACCGCCGAAGGAGCCCGACCGTGA
- a CDS encoding FAD:protein FMN transferase: MSARTGSRTAAAAQWRALGTTVRLVVTDPALLGSCDLLLARYLAEVDAACSRVRDDSELAALDAAAGRPVRVSPLLAEALDVALRAARTTDGAVDPTVGSALDALGYDRDFTLVREDDRPVRLTVRRAAGWRTVHLDRATRTVTVPEGVRLDLGATAKAWAADRAARTLAAAAGCGVLVSLGGDTAVAGEPPADGWRIRVQDVTGSVDGTPPDGPHALVGLRGGGLATSGTTARRWRRGGHDLHHIVDPRTGLPVRSPWRTVSVAAATCADANAQSTAALVRGAGAERRLARRGLPARLVAQDGTVVTTPGWPASPVLTRGAAA, from the coding sequence ATGAGCGCCCGCACAGGATCCCGCACCGCGGCCGCCGCGCAGTGGCGGGCGCTCGGCACCACCGTCCGCCTGGTCGTCACCGACCCGGCCCTGCTGGGGTCGTGCGACCTCCTGCTCGCCCGCTATCTCGCCGAGGTCGACGCGGCATGCAGCCGCGTCCGCGACGACTCCGAACTGGCCGCCCTCGACGCCGCCGCCGGCCGTCCCGTCCGGGTCAGCCCGCTGCTCGCCGAGGCCCTCGACGTGGCCCTGCGCGCGGCCCGGACGACCGACGGGGCGGTGGATCCCACCGTCGGCTCCGCCCTCGACGCCCTCGGCTACGACCGGGACTTCACCCTCGTCCGCGAGGACGACCGCCCGGTCCGGCTCACCGTCCGGCGTGCCGCGGGCTGGCGCACCGTGCATCTGGACCGCGCGACCCGCACGGTCACCGTCCCCGAGGGCGTCCGTCTCGATCTGGGCGCCACCGCCAAGGCCTGGGCCGCCGACCGGGCCGCGCGGACCCTGGCCGCGGCCGCGGGCTGCGGAGTCCTGGTGAGCCTGGGAGGCGACACGGCCGTCGCCGGGGAACCCCCGGCGGACGGCTGGCGGATCCGCGTCCAGGACGTCACCGGCTCCGTCGACGGGACACCCCCCGACGGCCCCCACGCCCTGGTCGGCCTGCGCGGCGGCGGCCTCGCCACGTCGGGCACGACCGCCCGGCGCTGGCGGCGGGGCGGCCACGACCTGCACCACATCGTCGACCCGCGCACCGGCCTGCCGGTCAGGTCCCCCTGGCGCACAGTGTCGGTGGCCGCCGCGACCTGCGCCGACGCCAACGCGCAGAGCACGGCCGCCCTGGTGAGGGGCGCGGGCGCGGAACGCCGGCTGGCGCGCAGGGGACTGCCCGCCCGGCTGGTGGCGCAGGACGGCACCGTGGTCACCACCCCGGGCTGGCCCGCCTCGCCCGTCCTGACGCGGGGAGCGGCCGCGTGA
- a CDS encoding proline--tRNA ligase, protein MANAPVQRMSQLMAKTLRDDPADAEVLSHKLLVRAGYVRRTAAGIWSWLPLGKKVLANVERIVREEMDAIGAQEVSLPALLPREPYEATGRWEEYGPELFRLQDRRGGDYLLGPTHEEIFTLIVKDQASSYKDLPVILYQIQTKFRDEARPRAGILRGREFLMKDSYSFDTEDEGLARSYALHRQAYQKVFERLGLDYRICAATAGAMGGSKSEEFLAPAGAGEDTFADCPHCDFAANTEAITYELKPVDADGVPALEEIPTPDTPTIETLAAHLGVPASATLKNLLVKVDGEIVAVGVPGDREVDLDKVEAHFAPAAVELVTAEDFVGRPDLVRGYVGPQGLEKVTYIADPRVAPGTAWITGANKEGLHAKNVVAGRDFEVGAYVDVVVVQEGDPCPKCGTGLHLDRAIEIGHIFQLGRKYADALKLDVLGQNGKPVRVTMGSYGIGVSRAVAALAEQTADEKGLCWPAEVAPADVHVVAAGKALQTELALDVSERLREAGLRVLVDDRAGVSPGVKFTDSELMGVPKILVAGRRAAEGVLELKDRRTGEREELTVDEAIARLTA, encoded by the coding sequence ATGGCGAACGCACCGGTCCAGCGCATGTCCCAGTTGATGGCGAAGACGCTGCGCGACGACCCGGCGGACGCGGAGGTCCTCAGCCACAAGCTCCTCGTCCGGGCCGGCTACGTCCGCCGTACCGCCGCCGGCATCTGGTCCTGGCTGCCGCTCGGCAAGAAGGTCCTCGCCAACGTGGAGCGCATCGTCCGCGAGGAGATGGACGCCATCGGCGCCCAGGAGGTCAGCCTCCCCGCCCTGCTGCCCCGCGAGCCCTACGAGGCGACCGGCCGCTGGGAGGAGTACGGCCCGGAGCTGTTCCGCCTCCAGGACCGCAGGGGCGGCGACTACCTGCTCGGCCCGACGCACGAGGAGATCTTCACGCTGATCGTGAAGGACCAGGCGTCCTCCTACAAGGACCTGCCGGTCATCCTCTACCAGATCCAGACGAAGTTCCGCGACGAGGCCCGTCCCCGGGCCGGCATCCTGCGCGGCCGTGAGTTCCTCATGAAGGACTCGTACTCCTTCGACACCGAGGACGAGGGCCTGGCCCGCTCGTACGCCCTGCACCGCCAGGCCTACCAGAAGGTGTTCGAGCGCCTCGGCCTCGACTACCGCATCTGCGCCGCCACCGCGGGCGCGATGGGCGGCTCGAAGTCGGAGGAGTTCCTCGCGCCGGCCGGCGCCGGCGAGGACACCTTCGCCGACTGTCCCCACTGCGACTTCGCGGCCAACACCGAGGCGATCACCTACGAGCTGAAGCCGGTGGACGCCGACGGCGTGCCCGCGCTCGAGGAGATCCCCACCCCGGACACCCCGACCATCGAGACCCTCGCCGCCCACCTCGGCGTCCCGGCCTCGGCCACCCTGAAGAACCTGCTCGTCAAGGTCGACGGCGAGATCGTCGCCGTGGGCGTTCCCGGCGACCGCGAGGTCGACCTGGACAAGGTCGAGGCGCACTTCGCCCCGGCCGCCGTCGAACTGGTCACCGCCGAGGACTTCGTCGGCCGCCCCGACCTGGTGCGCGGCTACGTCGGCCCGCAGGGCCTGGAGAAGGTCACCTACATCGCCGACCCGCGCGTGGCCCCCGGCACCGCCTGGATCACCGGCGCCAACAAGGAGGGCCTGCACGCGAAGAACGTCGTCGCGGGCCGTGACTTCGAGGTCGGCGCGTACGTCGACGTCGTGGTCGTCCAGGAGGGCGACCCCTGCCCGAAGTGCGGCACCGGCCTCCACCTCGACCGCGCCATCGAGATCGGCCACATCTTCCAGCTGGGCCGCAAGTACGCCGACGCCCTCAAGCTCGACGTCCTCGGCCAGAACGGCAAGCCGGTCCGCGTGACCATGGGCTCCTACGGCATCGGCGTCTCCCGCGCCGTCGCCGCCCTCGCCGAGCAGACCGCCGACGAGAAGGGCCTGTGCTGGCCCGCCGAGGTCGCCCCCGCCGACGTGCACGTCGTCGCCGCGGGCAAGGCCCTCCAGACGGAGCTGGCGCTGGACGTCTCCGAGCGGCTGCGCGAGGCCGGTCTGCGCGTCCTGGTCGACGACCGGGCCGGTGTCTCCCCGGGCGTGAAGTTCACCGACTCCGAGCTGATGGGCGTGCCGAAGATCCTGGTGGCGGGCCGCCGTGCCGCGGAGGGCGTCCTGGAGCTGAAGGACCGCAGGACCGGTGAGCGCGAGGAGCTCACCGTCGACGAGGCGATCGCCCGCCTGACCGCGTGA
- a CDS encoding GNAT family N-acetyltransferase: protein MDLVIGPLDLPAHVDEALAVQATAFGLGPDEVAVRRQIVLRHMTHPGARAFGATVGERLVGFVYGMPNDRTHWWSTVVQPYLRAQGNEQWLDDSFVITELHVHPAYQNRGGGRALITTITDTATEPRSILSAIDTESPARALYRSLGYQDLARRVLFPSAPRPYAVMGAPLPLLRA from the coding sequence ATGGACCTCGTGATCGGCCCCTTGGACCTCCCCGCCCATGTGGACGAGGCCCTGGCCGTCCAAGCGACCGCCTTCGGACTGGGCCCCGACGAGGTGGCCGTGCGCAGGCAGATCGTCCTGCGGCACATGACCCACCCGGGGGCGCGGGCCTTCGGCGCGACCGTCGGGGAACGGCTCGTCGGCTTCGTCTACGGGATGCCCAACGACCGCACCCACTGGTGGTCGACCGTCGTCCAGCCCTACCTGCGGGCCCAGGGCAACGAACAGTGGCTGGACGACTCCTTCGTGATCACCGAACTGCACGTCCACCCCGCGTACCAGAACCGCGGCGGCGGCCGGGCCCTGATCACCACGATCACCGACACCGCCACCGAGCCGCGCTCGATCCTCTCCGCGATCGACACCGAGAGCCCCGCCCGCGCCCTCTACCGCTCCCTGGGCTACCAGGACCTGGCCCGCAGAGTGCTGTTCCCCAGCGCGCCCCGCCCGTACGCGGTGATGGGCGCCCCGCTGCCGCTCCTTCGCGCATAA
- a CDS encoding GNAT family N-acetyltransferase: MLTQTTSRVLEPSDLDAALAVLDREPVANAFVTSRVQVAGLDPWRLGGEMWGWYEDGMLTSLCYAGANLVPICATPRAVRAFADRARRAGRRCSSIVGPAEPTTQLWRLLEPHWGPAREVRARQPLMVTDRMPADIAPDPYVRRIRKDEMDTIMPACVAMFTEEVGVSPMAGDGGLLYQARVAELVGSGRSFARLDEHGRVVFKAEIGAATSDACQIQGVWVAPEYRGQGLAAPGMAAVLRYALADVAPVVSLYVNDFNTAARRTYGRVGFQEVGAFTSVLF, encoded by the coding sequence GTGTTGACCCAGACCACCTCCCGGGTCCTCGAACCGAGCGACCTGGACGCCGCGCTCGCCGTCCTCGACCGCGAGCCGGTCGCCAACGCCTTCGTCACGTCCCGCGTCCAGGTCGCCGGCCTGGACCCCTGGCGTCTCGGCGGCGAGATGTGGGGCTGGTACGAGGACGGCATGCTGACGTCCCTGTGCTACGCGGGCGCCAACCTCGTCCCGATCTGCGCCACCCCCCGCGCCGTACGCGCCTTCGCCGACCGCGCCCGCCGCGCGGGGCGCCGCTGCTCCTCGATCGTGGGCCCGGCCGAACCGACGACCCAGCTCTGGCGCCTCCTCGAACCCCACTGGGGCCCGGCCCGCGAGGTCCGCGCCCGCCAGCCCCTGATGGTCACCGACCGCATGCCGGCGGACATCGCCCCGGACCCCTACGTCCGCCGCATCCGCAAGGACGAGATGGACACGATCATGCCGGCGTGCGTGGCGATGTTCACCGAGGAGGTCGGCGTCTCCCCGATGGCCGGCGACGGCGGCCTGCTCTACCAGGCCCGGGTCGCCGAACTCGTCGGCTCCGGCCGCTCGTTCGCCCGCCTCGACGAACACGGCAGGGTCGTCTTCAAGGCGGAGATCGGCGCGGCGACCTCCGACGCCTGCCAGATCCAGGGCGTGTGGGTGGCCCCCGAGTACCGGGGTCAGGGACTGGCGGCCCCCGGCATGGCCGCGGTCCTGCGCTACGCCCTGGCCGACGTGGCCCCGGTGGTCAGCCTCTACGTGAACGACTTCAACACCGCGGCCCGGCGCACCTACGGCAGGGTGGGCTTCCAGGAGGTCGGCGCCTTCACCAGCGTGCTCTTCTGA
- the ispG gene encoding flavodoxin-dependent (E)-4-hydroxy-3-methylbut-2-enyl-diphosphate synthase — protein MTAISLGMPSVPTKLAERRKSRQIQVGSVAVGGDAPVSVQSMTTTRTSDIGATLQQIAELTASGCQIVRVACPTQDDADALATIARKSQIPVIADIHFQPKYVFAAIEAGCAAVRVNPGNIKQFDDKVKEIAQAAREHGTPIRIGVNAGSLDRRLLQKYGRATPEALVESALWEASLFEEHGFRDIKISVKHNDPVIMIEAYRQLAAQSDYPLHLGVTEAGPAFQGTIKSAVAFGALLSQGIGDTIRVSLSAPPVEEVKVGNQILESLNLRQRGLEIVSCPSCGRAQVDVYKLAEEVTAGLTGMEVPLRVAVMGCVVNGPGEAREADLGVASGNGKGQIFVKGEVIKTVPESKIVETLIEEAMKLAEQMEEAGIASGEPSVSVAG, from the coding sequence ATGACTGCGATTTCTCTCGGCATGCCGTCCGTTCCGACCAAGCTCGCCGAGCGCCGCAAGAGCCGGCAGATCCAGGTGGGGTCCGTCGCGGTCGGTGGGGACGCCCCGGTGTCGGTGCAGTCGATGACGACGACGCGTACGTCGGACATCGGTGCCACGTTGCAGCAGATCGCTGAGCTGACGGCGTCGGGCTGCCAGATCGTGCGGGTGGCGTGTCCGACGCAGGACGACGCGGACGCGTTGGCGACGATCGCCCGTAAGTCGCAGATCCCGGTGATCGCGGACATCCACTTCCAGCCGAAGTACGTGTTCGCGGCGATCGAGGCGGGGTGTGCCGCGGTGCGGGTGAACCCGGGCAACATCAAGCAGTTCGACGACAAGGTCAAGGAGATCGCGCAGGCGGCGAGGGAGCACGGCACGCCGATCCGGATCGGGGTGAACGCCGGTTCGCTGGACCGGCGCCTTCTCCAGAAGTACGGCAGGGCGACTCCGGAGGCTCTGGTGGAGAGCGCGCTGTGGGAGGCGTCGCTGTTCGAGGAGCACGGTTTCCGTGACATCAAGATCTCGGTGAAGCACAACGATCCGGTGATCATGATCGAGGCGTACCGTCAGCTGGCGGCGCAGAGCGATTATCCGCTGCACCTGGGGGTGACGGAGGCGGGGCCTGCGTTCCAGGGGACGATCAAGTCGGCGGTGGCGTTCGGTGCGCTGCTCTCGCAGGGGATCGGTGACACGATCCGGGTCTCACTGTCGGCTCCTCCGGTGGAGGAGGTCAAGGTCGGCAACCAGATCCTGGAGTCGTTGAATCTGAGGCAGCGGGGTCTGGAGATCGTGTCGTGTCCGTCGTGCGGGCGGGCGCAGGTGGATGTGTACAAGCTGGCCGAGGAGGTCACGGCGGGTCTGACGGGGATGGAGGTCCCGTTGCGGGTCGCGGTGATGGGCTGTGTCGTCAACGGGCCGGGTGAGGCGCGTGAGGCGGACCTGGGTGTGGCTTCCGGCAACGGCAAGGGGCAGATCTTCGTGAAGGGCGAGGTCATCAAGACCGTTCCCGAGTCGAAGATCGTCGAGACCCTCATCGAGGAAGCCATGAAACTGGCCGAACAGATGGAAGAGGCGGGCATCGCCTCGGGCGAACCGTCCGTCTCCGTCGCGGGCTGA
- a CDS encoding M50 family metallopeptidase: MTALMMILGIVVFAVGLLFSIAWHELGHLSTAKMFGIRVPQYMVGFGPTVFSRRKGETEYGFKAIPFGGYIRMIGMFPPGDDGRISARSTSPWRGMIEDARSAAYEELQPGDESRMFYTRKPWKRVIVMFAGPFMNLVLAVGLFLTVLMGFGIQQQTTTVSSVSPCVIAQSQNRDACKPTDPASPAAAAGMKPGDEIVSFAGRRTDDWNTLSDLIRVSAGKEVAIVVDRGGKEVTLHAKIATNQVAKKDSDGTYVQGEYIKAGFLGFSAATGVVKQDFGDSVSWMTDRVGEAVDSIAALPGKIPALWNAAFDGAPREPDSPMGVVGAARVGGEIFTLDIPASQQLAMAVMLVAGFNLSLFLFNMLPLLPLDGGHIAGALWESLRRNLAKVLRRPDPGPFDVAKLMPVAYVVAGIFICFTVLVLIADVVNPVKIS; the protein is encoded by the coding sequence ATGACAGCCCTGATGATGATCCTCGGCATAGTCGTCTTCGCGGTCGGCCTGCTCTTCTCGATCGCCTGGCACGAGCTGGGGCACCTCTCCACGGCCAAGATGTTCGGCATCCGCGTCCCGCAGTACATGGTGGGCTTCGGCCCGACCGTGTTCTCCCGCAGGAAGGGCGAGACCGAGTACGGCTTCAAGGCGATCCCCTTCGGCGGCTACATCCGCATGATCGGCATGTTCCCGCCCGGCGACGACGGCCGGATCAGCGCCCGCTCCACCTCCCCCTGGCGCGGCATGATCGAGGACGCCCGCTCGGCCGCCTACGAGGAGCTCCAGCCGGGCGACGAGTCGCGCATGTTCTACACGCGCAAGCCGTGGAAGCGCGTCATCGTGATGTTCGCGGGCCCCTTCATGAACCTGGTGCTCGCGGTGGGTCTGTTCCTCACGGTGCTGATGGGCTTCGGCATCCAGCAGCAGACCACCACCGTCAGCTCCGTCTCCCCGTGCGTCATCGCGCAGAGCCAGAACCGCGACGCGTGCAAGCCGACCGACCCGGCCTCCCCGGCCGCGGCCGCCGGCATGAAGCCGGGCGACGAGATCGTCTCCTTCGCGGGCCGGCGCACCGACGACTGGAACACGCTCTCGGACCTGATCCGGGTCAGCGCGGGCAAGGAGGTCGCCATCGTCGTCGACCGCGGCGGCAAGGAAGTGACCCTGCACGCGAAGATCGCCACCAACCAGGTCGCCAAGAAGGACTCCGACGGGACCTACGTCCAGGGCGAGTACATCAAGGCCGGCTTCCTCGGCTTCAGCGCGGCCACCGGCGTCGTCAAGCAGGACTTCGGCGACTCCGTGTCCTGGATGACCGACCGGGTGGGCGAGGCCGTCGACTCCATCGCCGCCCTGCCCGGCAAGATCCCGGCCCTGTGGAACGCGGCCTTCGACGGCGCCCCCCGCGAGCCCGACTCGCCCATGGGCGTGGTCGGCGCGGCCCGGGTCGGCGGCGAGATCTTCACCCTGGACATCCCGGCCTCGCAGCAGCTCGCCATGGCCGTGATGCTGGTCGCGGGCTTCAACCTCTCGCTGTTCCTCTTCAACATGCTCCCGCTGCTGCCGCTCGACGGCGGACACATCGCGGGCGCCCTGTGGGAGTCGCTGCGCCGCAATCTCGCCAAGGTCCTGCGCCGGCCCGACCCGGGTCCGTTCGACGTGGCGAAGCTGATGCCGGTGGCGTACGTGGTCGCGGGCATCTTCATCTGCTTCACGGTGCTCGTCCTGATCGCCGACGTGGTGAACCCGGTGAAGATCTCCTAG